ATCTGACATGGAGCACGGACGGGGTCATCAACGAGTATTGCGAACCGTGCGAAGCGATTGTCGATGGCGAGTTGACTGAGGTGCCGCCGCTTGAAGAGCGCGAGGAATTCTCGCTCGACGGGGTGACCTATGAGGCGTTCAATACGTCAGGCGGCCTTGGCACATTGTGCGAAACGCTCCTCGGCAAGGTGCGAACACTCAACTATCGCACCATCCGCTATCCGGGGCACGCGGCCATCATGAAGGCGCTGCTCAACGACCTTGGACTGCGTGACCGCCGTGACGTTTTCAAGGATATCCTTGAAAACGCCTTGCCATCTACCCTCCAGGATGTCGTCGTGATTTTCGTTACGGTCAGCGGCCGCAAGAAGGGCCGCCTTCTTCAGGAAACCTATGCCAACAAGGTCTATAGCGGCCATATCGGGTCGCAGCTATATAGCGGGATACAGATCACGACGGCGTCGGCCATTTGCGCCGTGCTTGACATGCTTGCGAACGGCGCCTTGCCGCAGCAAGGCTTCCTCAAGCAGGAAGATATTGCGCTCGACGCGTTTCTCGCAAATCGTTTCGGTAAGGCCTATGCGCAGGCGGAATCAGCTGGACGGCTGGTTGCCTAACCCAGAAACAAAAAGGCCACCTTGGGTGGCCTTTTTGCTATTATGAACTCAATGATCAGACCCATTCGCCCTTGCGCATCACGGGGATAGCCGAACCGTCCTTGTTGATGCCGTCCACGTCGATCTCGCCAGAGCCTATCATCCAGTCGATGTGAATGAGGCTCTTGTTGCCACCTCGCTCCGCAACTTCTTCGGGCGTCAGGTTGCCGCCATTGATGAAGCATTTCGAATAGCATTGGCCGAGCGCGATGTGGCTTGCAGCGTTTTCATCGAAAAGAGTGTTGAAGAACAACAGGCCCGATGCTGAAATCGGAGAGGAATGAGGGACAAGCGCGACTTCGCCGAGACGGCGCGCACCCTCGTCAGTGCCAAGCACCTTGTTGAAGACTTCCTCGCCTCGCGTCGCCTTGGCTTCGACAATCCTGCCACCCTCGAAGCGAACCTGGATATTTTCGATGAGCGTCCCCTGGTGAGAAAGTGGCTTGGTGCTCGAAACATGGCCATCGACCCGCAGTGCGTGGGGTGTCGTGAAAACTTCTTCGGTGGGAATGTTCGGGTTGCAGGTTATGCCGTTCTTTGCGATCGAAGCACCACCGTGCCATTCATGTTCATCGGCCAGCCCGACAGTGAGATCCGCGCCTGGTCCCTTGAAATGCAGTGCCGAGAAGGTGCGCTCATTTAGCCATTTTGTCCGCTTATGCAAGGCGGCATTGTGATCACGCCAAGCGCTGACAGGATCGTCCAGATCGACGCGTGATGCTGCAAAAATTGCGTCGGCGAGCATGGTTATGGCTACTTCAGGGTCCTGGTCTGGAAATACCTGCTTTGCCCAGGATGGATTCGGGTACGAAACGATGTTCCAGTTGACTTCGAAATTGGTGATCTTTTCCAGCGCGGGCTGGTAAGCGCGGGATTGCGCCCGGTTCGCACGAGAGACCTTCTCCGGATCCTCCGACGAGAGCAGCATCGGATTGTCGCCGGCAACTGCAAGCCGGGCTGTATTGGCAGAAAAGGCTTTCGCCATGCCCTCAAACAGCCAGCCTGTGGCGCGATCGAAACTTTCGTCTGGCGCGTTGCGATAGCGCATAAGAGTGGCTTCTTCGTCGCTGTATAGCGATGTCACGAGACCCGCTCCCGCCTTGTAGGCATGTTCTGTTATCCGCCGCACCAGAGGCACAGCGGCAAGCGGGGCGGTGATCAGGAGATCCTGTCCAGGCTGCAACTGCAAGCCAATTTTGATAGCTACTTCTGCCAGGCGATCGAGCTTGACGCGATCGACGGCGGGGATTTTGGGAGATGAGGTCATTATGGATCCAACCTGGTCAATGAAAGGTTCTCGTCAGCATAGAACCGGATCAGTCCCGGTATCAAGCGACCGATCTGGAAATTGCTCTTTCGCATTTGATGGGTCCACAATATCCGAAACTGTGTCCCAGAATTAGCGTGTCAGATATCCTGATTGAGAAAATCAGCGAATTCGCTCTGATAGTCTGGATGCCAGCGCGACAAAGGTGGACGGTTCTTGATAATATCGTTGGCTGCCCAGAGGATGCGCCGCTCATCGAGGCTACGGGCTACATCGTTGTCCGGGCAAAGGATATAAAAATCGCCGGCTGACACACGCTCCAGCATGAAATCGACCGTTTGTTCCGGCGTCCATGCGCCAGCTGGCTTTTCTGTGCGATCTCCTGCAGTCAAGGGCGTATAGACAAAACCAGGAATAAAGAGATGAGCCGTTACGTGGCAGTCCTTTGTGTTACGTAATTCATGTTGCAAGGCTTCAGTGAAGGTCTTTACGCCCGATTTCGAGACATTGTAAGCAGGATCGCCTGGCGGAGTGGTTATGCCCTGCTTGGAGCCGGTATTGATGATGAGGCCCGGTTTGCCTTGCCGGATCATGTCCGGGCCAAAAACCTGGCTGCCACGGATGATGCCGAAAAGGTTTACGGCGATGATCCTGTCCCAATTGTCTGGCTCGAAAATACTGCTGCCAGGCTGGATGCCTGCATTGTTCAAGAGGACGTCAACGCCGCCGAATCCGTCATTGACCGTCTGCTGTAGTTTGCGCAGCTCCTCGACATTGGTTACGTCCGTGGCGACGGCCACCACATCGCCAGTGTTGGCGAGTTCAGATACCGCCGCATAGGCATGGTCGAGTTTTTCACCGGCAAGATCAGCAATGGCAACCTTTAAACCCATCGTGGCGAAGCGCTTTGCAGCCGCAAGGCCGATGCCAGACGCGCCTCCTGTGACTACGGCTACATGGGAAGGTGAAAAGGCAGGATGTGCCATGGAATTCGTCCTTTATCGTTAGGTAGCGCTAGCGCGCCAAGCTAACGAAACATGAGAACAGAAGTGTAACAATTAGCCGAAATTTGGAACACGCAGATAATGCGCAAGCGGCGTCACCTGTTCCTTGTCGCGTAAGTCTGCCTTTCGCTCGGCGGAAGCATCCTTTTGCCGGCGCGCCTCGAGAATTTCCTTTTCGGAACTTTCGCCCATACAGAGAGCCTTGAGCAGGACCATTCGCGCGCTGTCGGCGATACCCGAGCGATTTTCGTTGAGAGCAATATCGAGAATGACCCTGCGGAAATCCGTCGGCCCGACAAGTGTTACGGCACGTTCGCGCCGGACATTTTCAGCGTCGATCAGCGCATATAGTTTGTCACGAAGGTTAGCGCCGACATTCTCGTACTGCATGGAGAGATCCGGTGCAGCCACAGCAAGCTTTTGCTTCTGCCGTTCGCGGTGCCGTCTCTGCCGTTCTGCATTACTCAGTGCCATGGTCGATGCCGTAATGAATGCGAATCACTTTACATGAAGTTGAATAGGCATGCGTGCCGTAGCGGGCAACATTATGGTTTTGTTACACACAATCTGTTCGCTGGCTTGTTACATAACTTGTTACGTAACCAATCATAGGGAGTTCGCACGGCATGACGGGCCGCACAGCTGAACACATTGTTAGGAACCTTCGCCTTATCGTTGAGCGAATCAATTGTAAGCGCGGCGTTGCCGAACTTGGGAAGAGTATGAGTATGTTCGAAGCTGAATCCCCGATCTCCTGCCAGATCATTGCGTTCCCACTGACGAAGCGTATGGCGAAAATACGCGACGTGGCGGCGAAGCTCATGGAAAAGACTACGGATCGGCAGGCGGAAGCCTATCGTAACCAAATTGCCGATACCCTGTTTCGGCACCTTGAGCGGATTGGCGTTCCGGAGGACGAGCAGGATGAACAGGTTGGAGCATTCTTCACTGCAGTCGAGCTGGAACTGTCGCGTCTATATGATCTCACTGAAGACTATGGCGATACATCAGCCTACTGAGCGACTGACTGTAGAATATGGCAAAGCCCGCCACTTGCGGCGGCGGGCTCTCGTTATGTTCAGCTTATTGCACAGAAATAACGTCGCCAGTACGGCGATCCACACTGACGCGGATATCGTTTCCGCGCCGATCTATACCCTCAACGACAAATCTTGACCTCGTGCGTCTTACGTCGTCAACGTCGCGAAGACCTTCGCTTCTGGCGATACGCACCGCTTCGCGCTCACTGATGTCCGAAAAACGGCGATAATCCCGTTCCGGCCGTGGCTCTTGCAGCCGAACACCGTCAGGGCCAATCTGAATGGACTGAGCAAAGGAAGGAGCCGATGTCATGGCGGCTAGCGCTGTTGCTCCTACTATAAGCAGTTTTTTCAACATAACAGTGTTCCTTTTTTCAAATCAAATATCCCGCCCATTTGATAAGGTTAACGTTCACCAAGGGGCGGAGTTCCAACTTTTGGGAAAATGCAGGATTGCGCCCAAGCCACAATACGAGGCGTGATTGCTAACCAGACTTATCTGCAGCGTTTCAAGCGAAAGCTGTCGCCGCTTTCGAGCGAATACCAGGTGAGGTTTCTTTTTGTCACATCCCGGAGCTCGAAGGCATAGCCGTCGCTCAGTTCCACCCGGTAGCTGTTGCCATTTCGTTGGACATTCCTGATAGGCGTTCCGTCATATGTCCTTGTATTGAAATCCCAGAGTCTGCCTCGGCAGCTACCGTCAATCTGATCCCACCTGCCGACGAAAGTCATCTCCACTGCGGGTTTGACCGCTGGCTTGATGGCAGGCTTTGCCATGTTCGCTGCAACTTCGGCAGCTCTTTTCGCGTCGGCGTCCGCGGCCGTTGCCTTTGCATCGGCGGCTTGCTTCTGCTTTGCGTCGTCAGCGGTTTTTTGGTCCGCGCGCAGTTTTTCGATGCGCGCGTCAACCTTGGCAATATTATCGACACCAAGCACGTCGGCACAGTCAAGGAGCGCCATCCGTTTGGATACCAGGTCCTCAAGGCCGGCAGCGTCGGCGCTCGACTGCAGATCGTGGCAAGTAGCGGACCGCTTTTCGGCCTGCGCAGCCTTTTCCTCGGCCGCCTTCGCATCGGCGAACGTCTGCTTGATGGCCGCCATGTGCTGTTTTGAGTCCTCAATCGTCGCTACTACACCATCGACGAATGTAGCGGCCGGCGCGCAGGCTGATTGATCGACTTTCAAATGTTCCGCTGCAGAGCGATCGGCGTCTGCGATAATATCCGTAGCTTGTTCGTTCCCATTCATTTCCTGGCGGAATTCCGCCTCTTGCGTGGCGGCATCGGCGAGGGGCCGAGTGGCAAATGGATGATCGGCAAAGCAATACTGGTCGATGGCTTTGGCATAGGCGTTTGCCTTCGTAAATTTAAGCGCCTGAATGGCATCCCGCGTTTTGTCATCAACGGCATATGCTGCACTTGAAAAGGCGGCACAGATAATGGCTGCGGTAACGAATTTCTTCATGGTTGCCAATCCTTGCTCGGCGCCTGTTCGCCAGGTACGAATTGAAATGCGCTGACCATGAAAATGTTCATGGGCTGAATGATAAAATCCCGCTGAAATATGGTTTGATTTTGTTCGCGCCGCATGAGAGCAGCAACGATCGCTCAAGGCCCTCGCATTTGCCACGCGTAATCGGTTGCTGCGTGGATCAGCTCCACGCGGTATTGGACAAATTGCGTCTGATGCTAATCGTGGAAGGGTGCAACGAAGACACGTTTGCCGAGCATGAAAGAGTCGGCGACATGCCGAAGCGGCGCAAGATCGACATCGGATTCCCCATTTTTGATCAGACTGGCGAATTGACGGTAAAGTGCTGCGTATTCCGTCTCCGACGAAACTGGAACAACCGTGTCGTTGATCGTGAGCTTTGAACCACCTTCAGCCAGCACCATCTTTCCGGCAGACGTTTCGGCAATAATGTCCCACGTTTGTTCACCGAGTTGCCGCCAATCGAATTCCGCGTGAACAGGAATATTGTCACTGTTCGTGAAATTAAGGTCGGCTGCGATAGGCGCATGCTTGTTTTCCGGAAATTCCAACGTCGCATTCCTGAGAAAAATGCCCGTCGGCAAGATATGCGTTATAATCGATAGCGCATTTATGCCGGGGTCGAAGACGCCGAGACCGCCGGCTTGCCATATCCAATCCTGATTGGGATGCCAGTGGCGGACATCTTCTTTCCAGATGACGTGGACGCTTTGGACATTCGTTGATGCCAGAAAAGACTTTGCAGCTTCAACGGCAGCAGCATATCGGGAATGCCAGCTGGCGAAAAGTGAGATCCCCTTCTCAATGGCAAGAGCTTCGAGGTCAGTGACCTCGCTCAGCGTTGCCCCAGGCGGCTTTTCGAGAAATACATGCTTGCCTGCGCAGATCGCCTTGTAGGCAGCATCGTAGCGGGCCTGAGGAGGCATGCATAACGAAACTGCGTCGATGAAGGGGACTGCGGCCAGCATCGCCTCTATCGTCGGAAAATTCGGAATACCGTCGACCGCGCTGTTACGGCTCGTCGTAGCGACAAGCTGCAAGTCTGTATTGCCGGCAATTGAAGGCAGGTGCTGATCGCGGGCAATTTTACCAACGCCGACAATTGCTAGGTTGATTGGTGGCATAGTGAATCCCTTTTTGAAGGGGTTTAGCAATCGAATATGCCGTTAACAAGAGGCGCCCGCGATGGAAAAACGGATCTCGCGAATGCCACCTGAATCACCAGGCCTCATCATTGCTCACGGAAGGCCCGGTTAAACTGATCGGCGAGCGGCTTGGACAGGAAGGACATCGCTGTACGCTCTTCTGTCGAAACAAAGACTTCCACGGGCATACCAGGCAAAAGCTTGCTGTCACCGAGCTTTTCAAGCTCGTCTGATGGCACGACGACGTCGGCCAGATAATAGACCTGACCGGTCGACGGATCGCTGCTGGTCGCCGCGGAAACATAGGCGATTCGGCCATGCAGTTCCGGTGTTGTGCGCTGGTTGAAGGCCGAAAAGCGCAGTTTGGCCGGCTGTCCGACGAAAACCTGGTCGATATCGGTCGGTGACAGTTTCGCCTCTATCTTCAGCGCGGCATCTGCGGGGACAAGCGTCACCAGCTTCTCCGCGGGGGTAATCACGCCACCGATGGTGTGAACTGCGAGTTCGTTTACAGTACCCGACAACGGTGCGCGGATATCGGCGCGCGCCAGCCGGTCCTCGATCGCCACCCGGCGTTCCTTGAGTTCGGAGAGCTTTGGCTCGATTGCGCTCAGTTCACGCTGTGCTTCGGTGCGTGCGGTTTCATCGATGGCTATAATCTGCAGGCGGATTTCGCCCATGCGGGCTTTGGCGCGCGCGATATTGGCTTCAACCTCGCCCCGTTCGCCGAGGAGCTTCGCCATTTCGCGGTCTATTATATATTTGCGCGAGGTCTCGATGAGGCGTTTGTCTGTCAAGCCCTTGATCTTGCCGTGTTCGGTCTTGACCAACGCAATCTCGTCGATCTTGGCGTCGCGCTGCGATTCAAGCCCCTTGATTTCCTCGCCGAGCTGGTCGATGCCGAGGACCAACTGCTCCTTCTGACTCTCCCGATTCTGGCGATTGCCGTCAAACATGCGCTTTTCACCAAAGAACACATGTGGAAAGTCCCCGGTTCGCGCGCTCAGTTCCGCCGACATCATGATGGCGTCGAGATTGTCGCGCTCGGCCATCAGCCGGGCCTGTTTCGCCATTAGTTCGACCAGCTGCGTGCGAACAATCGAAAGTTCCGCGCGCGTTTCGGCGTCATCCAACCGCAGCATGATTTGACCCTTCGTGACAAAGTCACCTTCCCTGACCGCAATCTCGCTGATGATCCCGCCGTCGCGGTGCTGGATCGACTTCAGGTTCTGATCGACCTTGACCATGCCGGGTGCGATGATCGCCCCTGTCAGCTGTGCGGTTGCCGCCCAGCCGCCCGCACCGACGAAAAGCATCAATCCAAGAGTAACGCCCGCAAAGACCCGAGGGCCCACGGCGAAACTGTTTCCAGCATCGATCTGAGGTCCCTGGCCTATGTCTTTTTGTTTTTGTCGCCCGAACATCTTTTACTCCCCACTCGCGTCACAACGACGTCTTTACTCAAGGGTTTTCGACGATCATCAACATGTGATGACCAGTCAGATTGATAGTCATTTCATAGTATTCATCGCGGTCCATATCGACCTCTATCAGCGTTTTTTGCAGTTCATCCGTCCCTTCGTGACGAACGCGGATCGGTAAGGGTTGCGCGTCGGCCTCCGCGCCGTAGGTATCCTCGAATCGATCTTCCAGACTGTCGATGACATCTTCGAAGATCTCATACCTGGACATCTCGATGCGATCGCCAACCATGAAGTCGAGAATCTGGTGAATGACTTCGGCACTGGAACTCCCTTCCGGGATATGGAATTCAAAAGTGTCGGCGCCACCGCCGCCCTCAAGCACCATGGCGGTGGTTCCGACGATCACCTGATCGTTGCCTGTGCTCCCGACCACCTGTTCGAAGCCGGAAATCACATCGTGCCCGATATCGAAGCCTGTCGCCGCGCCCGAATCCAGATCGATGAGCACGCCTTGCGCCGACTGCGAGTAGTCGAGCGTGTCGGATCCAGCCTGACCTGAGTAGATGTCATTGCTGCCATCAGCCGCCGCTTGTACTATATCGTCGCCGGTGCCAGCCAACACGCAATCCGCCCCTTCGCCGTCTGCGATCACGTCGTTGCCAGCACCACCCGATAAGGTATCATTACCGCTTCCTCCAGAAATCATATCGTCGCCTGCGTTTCCGAAGATGCTTTCGCTGGCCGTGCTGCCGTTGATTTCGTCGGCTCCCGCACCCGCATTGATCACCTCAAAATTGGTAATGCTGTCCGTACCGATTTCCGCGCCGCTGGCGTTGGCGGCAACGACATCGATGACCACGGTCATCAGGGCGGCCGAATAATCGAGCGTGTCGATGCCTTCCCCGCCGTCATAGGCATCATCGACTATATCCAGGGCGGCTGTGACCGTGTCATTACCGGCACCGCCGCTTACAGAGTCTTGCCCCGCGCCATCAGACAGGTGATCATTGCCCTTGCCGCCAGACACAATGTCGGCGCCACCCCGGCCATCGATCACATCATCGCCACCATTGCCGTGGATCTCCTCGGCCGCATCGCTGCCTTGGATGTCATCCTGTCCCGCCCCAGCCAGCAAAACCTCGAAGTTCGAAATCGTGTCCTCACCAATCTCGGCGCTGGATGCAGTACCTTCGTCGACATCGATCGTGCTTCCGTACAGGACTGCGGTATAATCGAGCGTATCGACGCCAGGGCCGCCGTCATAAACGTCGGGCACCTGATCGGTATCAACCAAGACGGTATCGTTGCCATCGTCGCCGCGCACAATGTCCTTGCCAGGGCCACCACTGAGAACATCATCGTCGAGGCCACCGTCAAGAACGTCGGCACCGGCCTGGCCAAAAATGTTATCATTGCCGCCGCCGCCATCCAGGCGGTCATCGCCTGCATCGCCATGGATCGTATCGCGGCCGAGATCACCGGCAACGCTGTCATTGCCCTCACCACCAAACAGCAGGTCGTCATCCTCTCCGCCGCTGATCGTATCATCGCCACTTTCGCCGAAGATGGTGTCGCGACCTTCCTCGCCGAACAGCCGGTCGTTGCCGCTGCCGCCGAAGACCTGATCGTCACCGAGGCCGGCCAAAACGATGTCGTCGCCAGCGCCTGCAAAGATGAGATCATTACCGCTGCCGGTGATGATATGGTCATTGCCATTGCCGCCATTGACCGTGTCGTTGCCGCCCCGGCTGTCTATATTGTCATTGCCGTCACGCCCGTCGATGTCGTCAGCGCAGCTTGTTCCGATGAGGATATCGTCGCCTTGGGTACCGATAATGGGCGGTGCCTTCAGCACGGAGAACTGGGCCGTCTGCAGAATCGACACCTTGCCGTCGCTGATCTGATAGGTGACGGTCACGGGACCGAGCATCGCCGCATCGAAATACCAGCCGCTCGGCGTTTGCGTCAGTGTCCCCGACGACACGGAAACATTCTCGATGCGGAGCGCATCGCCATCCGGATCAGATGCACCGCGCAGGAGATCGGAAAGCCCGATCAGGGCGACGGCACAACCAAAGACATCCGCCAGATAGACCGGCCCGTTGACCTTGGGCGCGCGATTGACCGCTTTCTCCTCGTCCGTATCGTCATCCTCGTCTTCATCGATATCCTCGTAAGGATCGACGTCGTGCACCGGCGCAACCTGAACGTTTGCGCCACCCCCACCCACACCGCCGCTGCCAATATTTGATACCCGGCCACCGCGCCAGGCATTGTCGTTTGCCGCATGGAAGGAGAACGATACCCCGCCGAACTTCTTCAAGAGAGCCGAGTTTGGCAGGTTGAGCTTTTGAAACTCGATCATCGGGGAATCGGAAAGCTCATAGCGCCAGTCTCCGCTACCGAACAATCGGCCACCGGAACCTGGCTTCTCCTTTGCTGGTTCTTCGACTTCCGTCATCACTTCGGGAGCGCCAGCTGCTGAAACCTCAGGCGACCCGGACTGCTCGGGTGCTTGAGATTTAGCTTCTTCTTGCGTGTCGCCACTTCCGAGCCGCGGGAACGCGCTTTTCAGGTAAAGTGCAAGCCCGGTGAGAAACACCGTAAAGAACAGCGGTGCATTGGACCGTTTGTCCTGGTTCTTCAGGGCATAATGTTCATGTGACTCGTCCGTTTCCGGCTTGGTTGTTTTGGTACCTTTGACATCGATTATCATGCTGAAACCCTCGATGTGACGCGCGGCGCATTTTGTGCGGCAGGCGCGGGTCGGTTGACTGTTTCTGCGGGTGCGGATGATTTGAGAATCTCGTCTTTTGGTCCGAAAGCCACCATCTTGCCGTTCTGTATGACGGCGACCATGTCGACTGCGGCCAAAGCGCTTGGCCGGTGCGCTATAACGACGGCTATGCCGCCGCGTTCGCGTATGGCCTTGATCGTCTGGGTCAAGGCCATTTCGCCTTCACCATCAAGATTGGAATTTGGCTCGTCCATGACCACGATGAAAGGATTGCGGTAGAGGGCACGTGCCAAGCCGATGCGCTGCCGCTGGCCAGCGGAAAGTGAAGCGCCCTGCGGACCAAGTGCCGTACGATAGCCGTCCGGCATGCGCACGATCATCTCATGAATCCCGGTGATCTGGGCCGCTTCGACGATCGCCCGTGCATCCACCTTGGGTTCCAGGCGCGAGATATTCTCTTCGACGGTGGCATCCAGCAAGGCTACATCCTGCGGAAGATAGCCCATGTATTGGCCAAGCTTGCTGTCCGACCACTGGGTCAGTTCGGCGTCATCCAGTCGCACGCTGCCGCGTAGCGTCGGCCAGATACCGGTCAAAGCCCGGGCAAGCGTCGTCTTGCCGCCGCCGCTCGGTCCGATGATGCCTAGCGCCTGGCCCGCATTGATCTCAAAGCTCACATCGCTCAGAAGCACGCGGCCAGACCCGGGTGCGGCTACCGTGATCTTTTCAACCTTCAACGATCTAATAGGAGCCGGCAGGTCCATCGGTGCCTCGATAGAAGATAGTGCGACGACGGTTTCCTTGAGCCTGCCAAATGCCGTGCGCGCAGCGACGACACTCTTCCAGTTACCAATCGCGAGATCGACGGGCGCGAGAGCGCGGGCTGAAGCAACCGACGCGGCGATAATTGCGCCAGCGGACAACTCACCCTGGATCGTGAGCCACGCGCCCAGGCCAAGCACTGCAGATTGCAGGATCATGCGAAGTACACGAGAGATCGCTCCAAATGTTCCAGTGATGTCGTT
This is a stretch of genomic DNA from Phyllobacterium zundukense. It encodes these proteins:
- a CDS encoding saccharopine dehydrogenase family protein; its protein translation is MKEIVVVGAGKIGGTIANLLAGTGDYRVTVVDRSHAQLDALDVSPLVETACIEIAEAGALESVLNGKFAVLSAAPFHLTTRIAEAAAKSGVHYLDLTEDVASTRIVKQLAMTAKTAFIPQCGLAPGFISIVANDLAKRFDTLESVRMRVGALPQYPSNALNYNLTWSTDGVINEYCEPCEAIVDGELTEVPPLEEREEFSLDGVTYEAFNTSGGLGTLCETLLGKVRTLNYRTIRYPGHAAIMKALLNDLGLRDRRDVFKDILENALPSTLQDVVVIFVTVSGRKKGRLLQETYANKVYSGHIGSQLYSGIQITTASAICAVLDMLANGALPQQGFLKQEDIALDAFLANRFGKAYAQAESAGRLVA
- a CDS encoding aminopeptidase; amino-acid sequence: MTSSPKIPAVDRVKLDRLAEVAIKIGLQLQPGQDLLITAPLAAVPLVRRITEHAYKAGAGLVTSLYSDEEATLMRYRNAPDESFDRATGWLFEGMAKAFSANTARLAVAGDNPMLLSSEDPEKVSRANRAQSRAYQPALEKITNFEVNWNIVSYPNPSWAKQVFPDQDPEVAITMLADAIFAASRVDLDDPVSAWRDHNAALHKRTKWLNERTFSALHFKGPGADLTVGLADEHEWHGGASIAKNGITCNPNIPTEEVFTTPHALRVDGHVSSTKPLSHQGTLIENIQVRFEGGRIVEAKATRGEEVFNKVLGTDEGARRLGEVALVPHSSPISASGLLFFNTLFDENAASHIALGQCYSKCFINGGNLTPEEVAERGGNKSLIHIDWMIGSGEIDVDGINKDGSAIPVMRKGEWV
- a CDS encoding SDR family NAD(P)-dependent oxidoreductase — protein: MAHPAFSPSHVAVVTGGASGIGLAAAKRFATMGLKVAIADLAGEKLDHAYAAVSELANTGDVVAVATDVTNVEELRKLQQTVNDGFGGVDVLLNNAGIQPGSSIFEPDNWDRIIAVNLFGIIRGSQVFGPDMIRQGKPGLIINTGSKQGITTPPGDPAYNVSKSGVKTFTEALQHELRNTKDCHVTAHLFIPGFVYTPLTAGDRTEKPAGAWTPEQTVDFMLERVSAGDFYILCPDNDVARSLDERRILWAANDIIKNRPPLSRWHPDYQSEFADFLNQDI
- a CDS encoding DUF6074 family protein, which translates into the protein MFEAESPISCQIIAFPLTKRMAKIRDVAAKLMEKTTDRQAEAYRNQIADTLFRHLERIGVPEDEQDEQVGAFFTAVELELSRLYDLTEDYGDTSAY
- a CDS encoding PepSY domain-containing protein yields the protein MLKKLLIVGATALAAMTSAPSFAQSIQIGPDGVRLQEPRPERDYRRFSDISEREAVRIARSEGLRDVDDVRRTRSRFVVEGIDRRGNDIRVSVDRRTGDVISVQ
- a CDS encoding Gfo/Idh/MocA family protein, yielding MPPINLAIVGVGKIARDQHLPSIAGNTDLQLVATTSRNSAVDGIPNFPTIEAMLAAVPFIDAVSLCMPPQARYDAAYKAICAGKHVFLEKPPGATLSEVTDLEALAIEKGISLFASWHSRYAAAVEAAKSFLASTNVQSVHVIWKEDVRHWHPNQDWIWQAGGLGVFDPGINALSIITHILPTGIFLRNATLEFPENKHAPIAADLNFTNSDNIPVHAEFDWRQLGEQTWDIIAETSAGKMVLAEGGSKLTINDTVVPVSSETEYAALYRQFASLIKNGESDVDLAPLRHVADSFMLGKRVFVAPFHD
- a CDS encoding HlyD family type I secretion periplasmic adaptor subunit; this translates as MFGRQKQKDIGQGPQIDAGNSFAVGPRVFAGVTLGLMLFVGAGGWAATAQLTGAIIAPGMVKVDQNLKSIQHRDGGIISEIAVREGDFVTKGQIMLRLDDAETRAELSIVRTQLVELMAKQARLMAERDNLDAIMMSAELSARTGDFPHVFFGEKRMFDGNRQNRESQKEQLVLGIDQLGEEIKGLESQRDAKIDEIALVKTEHGKIKGLTDKRLIETSRKYIIDREMAKLLGERGEVEANIARAKARMGEIRLQIIAIDETARTEAQRELSAIEPKLSELKERRVAIEDRLARADIRAPLSGTVNELAVHTIGGVITPAEKLVTLVPADAALKIEAKLSPTDIDQVFVGQPAKLRFSAFNQRTTPELHGRIAYVSAATSSDPSTGQVYYLADVVVPSDELEKLGDSKLLPGMPVEVFVSTEERTAMSFLSKPLADQFNRAFREQ
- a CDS encoding calcium-binding protein, with protein sequence MIIDVKGTKTTKPETDESHEHYALKNQDKRSNAPLFFTVFLTGLALYLKSAFPRLGSGDTQEEAKSQAPEQSGSPEVSAAGAPEVMTEVEEPAKEKPGSGGRLFGSGDWRYELSDSPMIEFQKLNLPNSALLKKFGGVSFSFHAANDNAWRGGRVSNIGSGGVGGGGANVQVAPVHDVDPYEDIDEDEDDDTDEEKAVNRAPKVNGPVYLADVFGCAVALIGLSDLLRGASDPDGDALRIENVSVSSGTLTQTPSGWYFDAAMLGPVTVTYQISDGKVSILQTAQFSVLKAPPIIGTQGDDILIGTSCADDIDGRDGNDNIDSRGGNDTVNGGNGNDHIITGSGNDLIFAGAGDDIVLAGLGDDQVFGGSGNDRLFGEEGRDTIFGESGDDTISGGEDDDLLFGGEGNDSVAGDLGRDTIHGDAGDDRLDGGGGNDNIFGQAGADVLDGGLDDDVLSGGPGKDIVRGDDGNDTVLVDTDQVPDVYDGGPGVDTLDYTAVLYGSTIDVDEGTASSAEIGEDTISNFEVLLAGAGQDDIQGSDAAEEIHGNGGDDVIDGRGGADIVSGGKGNDHLSDGAGQDSVSGGAGNDTVTAALDIVDDAYDGGEGIDTLDYSAALMTVVIDVVAANASGAEIGTDSITNFEVINAGAGADEINGSTASESIFGNAGDDMISGGSGNDTLSGGAGNDVIADGEGADCVLAGTGDDIVQAAADGSNDIYSGQAGSDTLDYSQSAQGVLIDLDSGAATGFDIGHDVISGFEQVVGSTGNDQVIVGTTAMVLEGGGGADTFEFHIPEGSSSAEVIHQILDFMVGDRIEMSRYEIFEDVIDSLEDRFEDTYGAEADAQPLPIRVRHEGTDELQKTLIEVDMDRDEYYEMTINLTGHHMLMIVENP
- a CDS encoding type I secretion system permease/ATPase; the protein is MRSKTPLTGTKRKNAEKLTQGFRGIFVFLFTTSGVINILALTGSFYMLQIYDRALTSGSVPTLLALSALAIGLYLFQGMFDIIRSQVLVRIGARLDSRIAPMAHQVAIDMPRFGFSTAEALERGRDVDTVRGFLGSQGPVALFDLPWMPLYLIFVYMLHPYLGALTFAGAFVLSMLTIATELMTRRLASATHQAAIARNGIADSNARNADILKAMGFAGRAVDRFNQANQDHLELQTRTNDITGTFGAISRVLRMILQSAVLGLGAWLTIQGELSAGAIIAASVASARALAPVDLAIGNWKSVVAARTAFGRLKETVVALSSIEAPMDLPAPIRSLKVEKITVAAPGSGRVLLSDVSFEINAGQALGIIGPSGGGKTTLARALTGIWPTLRGSVRLDDAELTQWSDSKLGQYMGYLPQDVALLDATVEENISRLEPKVDARAIVEAAQITGIHEMIVRMPDGYRTALGPQGASLSAGQRQRIGLARALYRNPFIVVMDEPNSNLDGEGEMALTQTIKAIRERGGIAVVIAHRPSALAAVDMVAVIQNGKMVAFGPKDEILKSSAPAETVNRPAPAAQNAPRVTSRVSA